Within Mycobacterium heckeshornense, the genomic segment ACCACCGCCGCCTGGAACACCGCCTTGCGCCCGAAAAGGTCCCCGAACTTGCCGACCAGCGCGGTGACAATCGTTGAGGCCAGCAGATAGCTGGTGACGACCCACGATTGATGGCCGGCACCGCCCAGGTCGGCGACGATGGTGGGCAGCGCCGTCGCGACGATGGTCTGGTCCAGCGCGGCGAGCAGCATTCCCAGCAGGATGGCCAGGAAGATGAAATTGCGCCGCTGCGTGCTGATCTGCGTGCCGGCCGCGCCCAATTCCGCCGCGACCGGGGCGGTCACGTCGTAGGCGGCCGGGCGACGCACTGGGCGGCATACAGTTGCTCGCCCAGCTTGTCCATCAGTTCCAGCTGCGTTTCCAGGTATTCGATGTGGGCTTCCTCATCGGCCACGATCTTTTCGAAGATGTTCGCAGTGGTGGTGTCCTGCTTTTCCCGGCACAGGATGATCGCCGGCTTGAGCCGGTTGATCACGTCATATTCCAGGGCCAGGTCGCTTTCGAACTGTTCGCGCAGCGTCTGGCCGACACGCAGGGAGCCCAGACGCTGATAGTTGGGCAAACCGTCGAGCAGCAAGATGCGGTCGGTGACCATTTCGGCGTGGCGCATTTCGTCGAACGACTCCGCCCGGGTCCGTTCCGCCACCTTGGTGAAACCCCAGTTTTCTTGCATTTTCGAGTGCAAAAAGTACTGATTGATCGCGGTGAGCTCACTCGTCAACTGTTCGTTGAGAAGGCGCAACACATCGGGATCACCTTGCATCATCGCTCCTTTGAAGGCTGTCGCGTATCGGCGTACGGCACCCGTCGGGTGGTGCTGGGCTGTCACACCACCATGCCGTGCCGCGTTCAATCTAGTCGCGCGATGCCGCGGGTGTGCGTCAACTCGCGGAGCTGCCCGGCGCGCGGATTCGTGTACCCCGCCGACTTAGGTTAGACTGCACTAACTGACTTAGGTTAGACTCCTCTAATATGGACATGGGCAGTCCGGCGGCGCCGACCCGGCGAACGGTCGGCAGCGAGGTGTGCTGATGTACGTATGCCTGTGTGTGGGAGCGACCAGCCACGCCGTATCCGAGGCGGTGGCGCGTGGCGCGTCGACATCCAAAGAGGTGGCTGCGGCATGCGGTGCGGGCGCCGACTGTGGGCGCTGCCGCCACACGGTGCGCGCGATCATCGCCGCGGCGCGACAACTCGACGCCAGCGCCGCACGCTAGCGACCCACCTTCAGGTGCCGCGCCTGCCAGTGAATTTCGCCAGCGCGTCGGCGTTCGCCTGTCCACCCAGCAGCTTGGCGAAGTGAGCGTTCTCCCGTGCGCTGGCGGCCGCGATTTCCGGGCGGATCGGTTCGACGATGGTGTGCTTGACTGCCATCAGGCTTGCGATCGGGCGGGAGGCCAGGATTTCGGCGTGCTGGCGGGCTTGGGCCAGCAGGTCTGCGGGATCGCAGACTTTCCAGACCAGGCCCATGCGCAGCGCTTCCTCGGCGTCGACCCATTCCGAGGACATCAGCAGCCAGGCGGCGTTTTGCCGACCCACCAGCTGCGGCAGCAAATAGGACGACGCCGCTTCGGGCGCGACCCCCAGGCTGGTGAAGGGACACTTCAGTCGCGCGGTCGAGGACATGAACGCCAGGTCGGCGTAGCCGAGGATGGTCGTGCCGATCCCCACCCCCACACCGTTGACGGCGCAGATCAGCGGCTTGGGAAACGCGGTGAGCGCGTCGATGAGCCCGGTGAAGCCGTATTTGCCGGGGGGTGAAATCCGGATCGGTCACCCGGGCCTGCATCTCACCAAGGTCGGTGCCGGCGCTGAAGGCTCGCCCAGCGCCGGTCAGCAGCACCACCGCGACCCCCGGATCCTCGGCCGCGGCCAGCAGGGCCTCGGCGGTGGCGTCGTAGAGGGCCTCGTTGAAGGCGTTGAGCGCCTCGGGCCGGTTCAGGGTAAGGGTGCGTACCCTGTCCTGGTCGTCGATGTGCAGTATCACGGCCGAACTCCTTACCGGAACGGTGTTTTGAGCACGTAGCGGCTGGTGGGGACGGTATCGATGTTCGTGTTGGCGCCGAAAGCCGTTGTACTGGAAAGCATCCGGCTTAGCCGGTGCTGCAGATCGTCGTCATCGGCGGCGCCGAAGAATGCCTTAAGGTCGCTGATCGCTTCGGCCGGGAACAATTCTTCGACGATTCCGGCGATGGCCGGCGCGTCCGGGGTAAGCACACGCACCACCCAGTTCTGGGTGTAGCCGAAGGTGGCCTGGGTTTCCAGCGCGACCGGGGTGTGATCGCGCTGCCAGCGGGCCAGCCACGTCTGCTCGTCCATGTCGGGGGGGTCGGCGCAACAACGCAATGTTAGCTAAACCGGTTGTGCGCCTGCCGATTTCGAGTGGTGCAGGTAACGGGACCGATTCGGTGACCAAGTATGCGCCGAGCTGGTCGCACTCCGCCCGCAACAGGGTCAGCGCGGCCGTGATCTGATCTGCGTAGCACTGTTGGGTCCATATGCTGACCACGGCGGCGACCGGCGGATCGAGGGTCGTCAGCGTCATCAGCGA encodes:
- the bfr gene encoding bacterioferritin; this translates as MQGDPDVLRLLNEQLTSELTAINQYFLHSKMQENWGFTKVAERTRAESFDEMRHAEMVTDRILLLDGLPNYQRLGSLRVGQTLREQFESDLALEYDVINRLKPAIILCREKQDTTTANIFEKIVADEEAHIEYLETQLELMDKLGEQLYAAQCVARPPTT
- a CDS encoding bacterioferritin-associated ferredoxin translates to MYVCLCVGATSHAVSEAVARGASTSKEVAAACGAGADCGRCRHTVRAIIAAARQLDASAAR